The proteins below are encoded in one region of Planctopirus limnophila DSM 3776:
- a CDS encoding redoxin domain-containing protein: MSHTSHLLHHSRSPFRFGVTVTCLAAAFWVTPRWEAWVADTSVSLNAAEIPASAVAPENAVVAGHSYHGDAFDQGPRQAAYLMGTTGQIHFPVTSQHSQVQAWINQGVGQLHGFWYFEAERSFRQAAQLDPDCAIAYWGMAMANTNNETRARKFIEEAVKRKEQASPREKLYIDALANWYAFDTKGEGDKKRERAQKSIKDYEKIVYENPADLEAKAFLALQTWQVRNDLPITNHLAMSALLDSILAKNPQHPCHHFVIHLWDYERREQALASAAQCGQVAPGIAHMWHMPGHIYSGLKRYADAAFQQEASARVDHAYMMRDMVMPDQIHNFAHNNEWLCRNLIFLGRMHDVINVASNMASMPMHPKYNRFPSNGSQHFGRLRLWEAYSQFELWEKLIESAHQSVLSPTGHTPEQIKRLRALARAYDATDHLAKFNETSAIIRGWRERLAEDRELEMTRAEARVLAKEPGKPRDEKAIESARKSAVRSTDETLRQLDRAIDEITAIELARKGEYAEAIRKLNTAGGASARELARLRLAAGQKEEARKELEKYVSQHAEEVLPLAWLVELLIDLNDEAAARTRFEELRAVAHSADLDAPALQRISNKARAWGFADDWRISRILPTDIGARPTLASLGPIQWVPPASAAWQLPGHLPGSTEISTVSSRDYRGKPTIVIFYLGAGCLHCVEQIQKFLPKVNDFQAAGISVVAISTDDLSDLKKSIDRFGSQISMPLLSDDSLEVFKRFKAYDDFENQPIHGTFLIDGQGLIRWHDLGADPFMDVDFLLEESQRLLHPTSVKSVTYPQPRPAGTPASALEPLNQPAKDQPQRDQRRKDRGSSDPSEKGKSTSPANSPAAAQQPLAPPTAIKADVS, encoded by the coding sequence ATGTCGCATACTTCCCACCTGCTGCACCATTCACGTTCCCCTTTTCGTTTCGGCGTCACGGTCACATGTCTGGCTGCTGCTTTCTGGGTAACCCCTCGATGGGAAGCATGGGTTGCTGATACTTCGGTTTCTTTGAACGCTGCCGAAATTCCGGCCAGTGCTGTAGCGCCAGAGAATGCTGTTGTTGCAGGGCATTCCTACCATGGCGATGCCTTCGATCAGGGCCCCAGGCAAGCTGCGTACCTGATGGGAACGACGGGGCAGATCCACTTTCCTGTGACGAGTCAGCACAGCCAGGTACAGGCATGGATCAATCAGGGTGTCGGCCAACTTCATGGCTTCTGGTATTTTGAAGCCGAACGATCCTTCCGGCAGGCTGCTCAACTTGATCCCGATTGTGCGATTGCCTATTGGGGCATGGCGATGGCCAATACCAATAATGAAACCCGTGCCAGGAAGTTCATTGAAGAGGCCGTGAAACGCAAAGAGCAGGCCAGCCCTCGCGAAAAGCTGTATATCGATGCCCTTGCGAACTGGTATGCCTTTGATACCAAAGGCGAAGGTGACAAAAAGCGAGAACGGGCTCAAAAGAGCATCAAAGACTACGAAAAGATCGTCTATGAGAACCCTGCTGATCTCGAAGCCAAGGCCTTCCTGGCATTGCAGACCTGGCAGGTGCGGAATGATCTGCCAATTACCAATCATCTGGCCATGAGTGCTTTGCTGGATTCGATTCTCGCCAAAAATCCGCAGCATCCCTGCCATCATTTCGTCATCCATTTGTGGGATTACGAACGTCGCGAACAGGCATTGGCTTCGGCGGCGCAGTGTGGTCAGGTCGCCCCCGGGATTGCCCATATGTGGCATATGCCGGGGCACATCTATTCGGGGCTGAAACGATATGCCGATGCCGCCTTCCAACAGGAGGCTTCAGCGAGGGTGGATCATGCTTACATGATGCGTGACATGGTGATGCCCGACCAGATTCATAATTTTGCCCACAACAACGAGTGGCTGTGCCGAAATCTGATCTTTCTGGGGCGGATGCACGACGTCATTAATGTCGCCAGCAATATGGCCTCGATGCCTATGCACCCCAAATACAACCGCTTTCCCAGCAATGGCAGCCAGCATTTCGGGCGTTTGCGACTGTGGGAGGCGTACTCCCAGTTTGAACTCTGGGAAAAGCTGATTGAATCGGCCCATCAATCGGTTCTTTCGCCGACAGGTCATACTCCGGAACAGATCAAGCGATTGAGAGCCCTGGCCCGCGCTTACGATGCGACAGATCATCTCGCGAAATTCAACGAAACCAGTGCCATCATTCGCGGCTGGCGTGAGCGACTGGCTGAGGATCGCGAACTGGAGATGACGCGGGCAGAAGCCAGGGTTCTGGCTAAAGAGCCGGGCAAACCTCGCGATGAAAAAGCGATCGAATCGGCTCGCAAGTCGGCCGTTCGATCCACGGATGAAACACTAAGGCAACTTGATCGGGCCATTGATGAAATCACGGCAATCGAACTGGCACGAAAAGGGGAGTACGCCGAAGCCATTCGCAAGTTGAACACAGCCGGAGGTGCCAGTGCGCGAGAACTGGCCCGGTTGAGGCTGGCAGCAGGACAGAAAGAAGAAGCCCGGAAGGAACTCGAAAAGTATGTCAGTCAGCATGCCGAAGAAGTCTTGCCGCTGGCGTGGCTGGTGGAGTTACTGATCGATCTCAATGATGAAGCGGCCGCCAGGACTCGTTTTGAAGAGCTTCGTGCGGTGGCGCATAGTGCTGATCTCGACGCTCCCGCCCTGCAGCGAATTTCGAACAAGGCGCGAGCCTGGGGCTTTGCCGACGACTGGCGAATTTCCCGTATTCTGCCGACAGATATCGGTGCCCGTCCGACACTCGCCTCGTTAGGGCCCATCCAGTGGGTTCCTCCTGCGAGTGCCGCCTGGCAGCTTCCCGGCCATCTCCCAGGTTCCACTGAAATCAGTACGGTTTCCAGTCGCGATTATCGTGGCAAACCGACCATCGTTATCTTTTATCTGGGGGCCGGCTGCCTGCACTGTGTCGAGCAGATCCAGAAATTTCTCCCGAAGGTCAATGATTTTCAAGCTGCTGGAATCTCAGTGGTGGCCATCAGTACGGACGATCTGAGTGACCTCAAAAAGTCGATTGATCGCTTTGGCTCACAGATCTCGATGCCCCTCCTGAGCGACGACAGCCTGGAAGTTTTCAAACGGTTCAAAGCGTACGATGACTTCGAAAACCAGCCCATCCATGGCACGTTCCTGATCGATGGACAAGGCCTGATCCGCTGGCATGATCTGGGCGCAGATCCATTTATGGATGTCGATTTTCTCCTGGAGGAATCTCAGCGATTGCTGCATCCCACTTCAGTGAAAAGTGTGACCTATCCTCAACCACGTCCTGCGGGCACACCTGCCTCGGCTCTGGAGCCACTCAATCAGCCTGCAAAAGATCAGCCACAAAGAGATCAACGGCGAAAAGATCGAGGCTCATCGGATCCTTCCGAAAAAGGAAAATCGACTTCGCCAGCCAACTCACCGGCAGCGGCCCAGCAGCCACTGGCGCCGCCGACTGCCATCAAGGCCGATGTCTCCTGA
- a CDS encoding TylF/MycF family methyltransferase: MSHLAAPLTDMPPLTGVAGTDPYIELLKNVLTGAVYEESAWRREDGYHRDKFRPLKSLRQFFLKSWAKRGYLVVKAQHFDAKKRELGTDWPLFGYSMVGKRRLDQLEVAIRTIAAEQIPGNILEAGVWRGGASMFMKALLNHLGEGHRQLWLADSFEGLPKPRLAPDTKDKRHDLSECDFLKVSIETVSANFERFGLLDENVRFLKGWFCDSLPHANPGKLALLRLDGDLYESTMDVLKPLYQNVVPGGFVVVDDYLAWSGCREAIDEFRELHKINAPMFNIDGTGVYWRVPQAQPSVAAA, from the coding sequence ATGTCCCATCTGGCAGCGCCATTGACGGATATGCCACCCTTGACGGGTGTCGCTGGTACTGACCCTTATATTGAACTGCTGAAAAATGTGCTCACCGGGGCTGTCTACGAAGAAAGTGCCTGGCGCCGTGAAGATGGTTATCACCGCGATAAGTTCCGTCCTCTGAAATCTCTAAGACAGTTCTTCCTCAAGAGCTGGGCGAAACGCGGCTATCTGGTCGTGAAAGCCCAGCACTTCGATGCCAAAAAACGAGAACTGGGAACAGACTGGCCTCTGTTTGGCTACTCCATGGTCGGAAAACGACGGCTCGATCAACTCGAAGTCGCCATCCGCACCATTGCGGCCGAACAGATCCCTGGGAATATTCTCGAAGCGGGCGTCTGGCGTGGCGGTGCCAGCATGTTCATGAAGGCTCTACTGAATCATCTGGGCGAAGGCCATCGTCAATTATGGCTGGCTGACTCTTTTGAAGGGTTGCCCAAACCGCGATTGGCCCCGGATACCAAAGATAAGCGGCACGATCTTTCCGAATGCGACTTCCTCAAGGTCTCGATTGAAACGGTCTCCGCGAACTTCGAACGATTTGGCCTGCTCGACGAGAACGTCAGGTTTCTTAAAGGCTGGTTCTGTGATTCACTCCCACATGCCAACCCGGGGAAACTGGCGTTACTGCGGCTGGACGGCGATTTGTACGAATCGACCATGGATGTTCTTAAGCCGCTCTATCAGAACGTCGTCCCTGGCGGGTTCGTCGTTGTGGATGACTATCTGGCCTGGAGTGGTTGCCGGGAAGCGATTGACGAGTTCCGCGAACTCCACAAGATCAATGCCCCGATGTTCAACATTGATGGGACCGGCGTCTACTGGCGAGTCCCGCAGGCTCAGCCTTCAGTTGCAGCGGCCTGA